ACTGTTTGCAGGCCACCTGGCAGCCCCGGCAAGCGGTGCAGCGGGTCTGGTCTATGAAGAAGGATTTGCCCGTGGTCATGGCTGCACCTCTATGCCTTGCGGACGTTGACCATGAAGGCCTTGGTTTCCGGGATGCCCGTGTTGGGGTCGCCAACGGATGGGCTGAGCAGGTTGGCCGAATCCGCACCGCCCGCATTGGGTTGCATCCAGCCGAACTGCCAGGGGATGCCCACCAGGTGCACGGTCCTGCCCATGACGGTCATGGGCTGGAGGCGCTGGGTGACGATGGCCGTCACCGTCACCGCGCCGCGCACGGATTCCAGCGTGGCCTTGTCCCCGTTCTGGATCCCGAGCTGGCGCGCCAGCTGCATGCTCAGCTCGCAAAAGCCCTGGGGCTGGCATTCGCGCAGCCATCCAGTCTGCCGGGTCATGGTGCCGGACTGCCACTGCTCGGTGACGCGGTACGTGGTGCACACGTAGGGGTATCTGGGGTCCTCGACAGCTTTGGGCTCGTGCGCGAACGCAAGGGCAGTGGGGTTGGAGCGGATCGGGGAGAAAGGCTGCACCGTGAGCGGGCTCTCCATGGGTTCGTAGTGCTCGGGGAAGGGGCCGTCCACCCGGCTCGACCCGAACAGGTGCCCACAGCCGTCCGGGAGCATGATGAAGGGGTACTTCTCCCCGGGCTTCATGCCGCCGTCGGGCACGTCGCCCACCCACTTGCCGTCCTGCCAGGCGATGACGGGTCGGGCGGGGTTTGTGGGGTTGCCGGCATTGTCCGTGGAGGCCCGGTTGTAGAGGATGCGCCTGTTGGCCGGCCAGGCGTATGCCCAGTTGGGGAAGAGGCCCAGGGCCTCCTGGATGGAATCCTGCTTGCGGTCGCGCCGGGCCATCATGTTCCCGGCATCCGTGTAGGAGCCGGAGAAGATCCAGCAGCCGCAGCAGGTGGAGCCGTCGTCGGCCAGAGCCGCGAATCCCGGCACCTGCTGTCCGGCCTTGAAGCTCTGGACGCCCACCGTGGCGTCCTTCAGGAAGGTGCCGTTGAGCCGCTTGGCTACCTTGGCCGCGTCGTAGGCGCCGCCGGTTTCATAGTCCACGTGGAGCCCGGCGATGGGTCCGGTGAACGCGCCGCCCTCCTTGGCGTAGAGCTCCCGGATGTGCTTCCACAGCCCCAGGAGGATGTCCCCGTCCGTGCGGGACTGGCCCATGGGGGCAGCGTTTCGGTGACGCCACTGGAGCCAGCGCCCCGAATTGACGACCGCGCCTTCCTTCTCCACGCTGATGCAGGCCGGGAGCAGGAAAACCTCGGTCTTGATCTTCTTGGGGTCCACGCCCGGGCCGCGCCAGAAGTTGGAGCTCTCGTTGTGGAAGAGGTTGACGTTGACCATGAAGTCCAGCGTCTCGAAGGCCTTGCGCGTCTTGCCCGCGTTGGCGCTGCCCCCGGCGGGGTTCTGGCCCCAGACGAACAGGCCCTTGAAGCCGCCCTGCGACATGCGCTCGAAGATGGAGAGCCAGGAGTAGTCCACGATCCTTACGTCGTCGACCTTGGGCAGCCATGCGTAGGCGGTCTCCAGATCAGGCTCCGGGTAGACGGACTTGAGGTAGGAGGCCATGTATTTCGGATAGTTGGACCACCAGTTCAGGCTCATGGGGTCCTTGCTGACCGGGGTGGCCCCCTTTAGGTATTCGGCCAGGGTGGTCCAGGACGCCTTGGGGACGGCCAGATAACCCGGAAGGTTGTCGCAGATCAGGGCGATGTCCGTGGTGCCCTGCACGTTGGACTCGCCGCGCAGGGCGTTCACCCCGCCCCCGGCCACGCCGATGTTGCCCAGCAGCAGCTGGATCATGCCCAGGGCCCGGATGTTCTGCACGCCCACCGTGTGCTGGCACTGGCCCATGGCGTAGAGGATGGTCCCGGCCTTGTCCGGCTTGCCCGTGGCCGCGAACGTGCTCCAGACCTGTTCGAGCTTCTCCTTGGGGATGCCCGTGACGGAGGAGACCGTGTCGATGTCGTAGCGGGCGTAGTGGCCCTTGAGCAGCTGCATCACGCAGCGCGGGTGGGCCAGGGCCGGGTCCTTCCTGGGCACGCCGTTCTCGTCGGTCTCGTAGGCCCAGCTGGACTTGTCGTAGGCGGTCTTGGCCGGGTCCCAGCCGGAGAAGAGGCCGTCCTTGAAGGAGAACCCCTCGCTCACGATGAAGGGGGCGTTGGTGTATTCAGCCACATAGGGCTGCTGGAAGAGGTTGTTTTCCAGGATGTACTTCATCATCCCGCCGAAGAAGGCGATGTCCGTGCCGGAGCGGATGAAGGAGTGGATATCGGCCTTGGCGGAGGTGCGGGTGAAGCGCGGATCCACATGGATGAGCGTGGCTCCGTTCTCCATTGCGCGGGTCACCCACTTGAAGGATATGGGGTGGTTCTCGGCGGCGTTGCTGCCCATGATCAGCAGGACGTCGGCGTTCTTGAGGTCGATCCAGTGGTTGGTCATGGCCCCGCGCCCGAAGCATTCGGCCAGGGCTCCCACGGTGGAGCTGTGGCAGATGCGGGCGTGGCTGTCGATGTAGACAAGGCCCAGGGCGCGCAGCATGGCCTGGAGCAGCCAGCCCTCCTCGTTGTCGATGGCGGCAGAACCCACTGAGGCCAGGGCTCGTGTGCGGTTCAGGGGCTGGCCCTTGGCGCTTACGGGCTCGAAGCTGGCGTCGCGGACGTCCTTGACCTTGCGGGCGATGCGGGCCAGCGCCCAGTCCCAGGGCTTCTCCTCCCACTTGTCGGAGTAGGGCGCGCGGTAGAGCACGCTGGTGACCCGGGGGCTCTGCTCGGTGGTCTCGAAAATGGAGGAGCCCTTTGGGCAGAGGGTGCCTTCGTTGATGGGGTGGTCGGGGTCGCCCTCGATGTTCACCGTCCTGCCGGTGGCCGGGTTGGTGTGCACCAGCAGGCCGCAGCCCACCGCGCAGTAGCAGCAGACGGACGTGCCCACCTTGGTGTCGGCGGTTTTCAGGGCATAGGCAAAGGCCCTGGCGGGGGTCAGGTCGAACCCGAGGCCGCCGAAGGCCGCCGCGGTCGCCGTGGCCGATGCCGCCTTGAGGAAGTCGCGTCGCTTCAAGCTCATGCAAATGCTCCTTAGCGCTCGGTGTGGCAGCCGGCGCAGTCCACCGGGCCGTGGGGCTTGTCCTGCTTCTTCGCGGCCTGGTGGCAGCCCATGCAGCTCATCCCCGGGCCGTGGAAGGGGCTGCGATAGAAGAGCGGGTCATCGCTGGAGGCGTCGACCCTGTCATGGCAGCCGGAAGCGGTGCAGCGCATGTTCCCGTCGTCGGCGTAGCCGGTGTGGTGGCAGGTCTTGCAGGCCAGCTCGCCGTGGGCCTTATGGGGGATGAGCACCCTGGCCTTGGTGGGCTTCACCGTGTCCGGCAGGCTGATGCGCGTGCCGGTTTTGGGAGGTATGGGGTGATGCACCGAGGTGGCGGGGTTCATGGGCACGACATGGCACGCGGAGCAGTGCCCGAGAGAGCCCAGGGGGGCAGAGACTCCCTGGTACTGCATGGGGGCGATGTCGTCCCTGTCGCGGCCGTAGGGGTTGTCGGAAGGATAGAGGGCGTGCGCCGGGCCGTGGCATGCCGCGCAGGCCAGCCCGCCCATGGCGTCCTTGCGCGTAGAGTAGGCCGGGTCGTCCGGTGCCGTCCACTTGCCCACAGCGGAAGATGAGGAGGCCAGCGGGCGGGACTTGAAATCGTGGCAGCCCTTGCAGTCGGGCTGCTGCACGTGGGCGGCCCGGGGGGGCACACCCTGGGCCCGGCCGGGGATGGCCGACAGCAGCCTGGCGGCGGTCTTCTTGTTCGCCTCGGCCTCGAAGGCCAGCAGCGCGGCGGCGTGGTTTTCCATAGTGCCGTGGCAGCGGGTGCAGTTTACGCCCCTGGCCTGGTGCTGGTCCCTGGCGATCCTGCTCGCGGCCCCCTGCGGGTGACAGTTGGCGCAGGCAGCCGCGCCCATGCCGGTCAGCCTGGAGGCGTGGAAACCGTGCATGGAGGCGGAGAGGGACATGGTGCCGGTCCTGAGGGCGTCGTCATGGCAGGAGGCGCAGGCCCGGGGCCTGCCCGCCTTCGCCTCCGCCAGCAGCTTGGTGCCGCTGCGCTTGTCGTGGGCGGTGAGGATGGCCGTTGCGGTCTCCGGTGAGATTCCCGGCCGGGAGGAAGCCCCGCCGTGGCAGTTGGCGCAGCCGATCTCCGTGCTGACGGGCAGCTCGGCCTTGGTGACCGCCAGGACGTCGCCGCTGGCGGCGTCCCGGGCCTCCACGCGCACCAACGGGTAGGGCATGTAGGAGCCGTCCGCCGCGTAGGGGGTCACCGGCAATTGTTCGGCCACGAACCCACCGTTCAGGGCGCGCATTTCACCGCGAACCGAATTGCCGGTCGGCCCCGTGTCGCGGGGCAGTTCTGTTCCTCTCAATGACCGGGAGAATTCGTAGTAGCGGGTCACGGTCGACGGCTCGGCCATCCCCTCGATGGAGTAGGACAGAACTACCCCGTCCGTGACCTGCTGAGGGTTCTCGCCCCGTTTGACCAGCTCCGCGCGCAGGGTGGCGAAGGGCGCAAAGAGGCTGAACAGGGCGTCGCAGTCGCTCACCTGACGCAGGGAGGATTCGCTCCAGGCGCTCAGGACATAGGGCGAACCGGCGGGATCAAAGGGGGGAATGCCGGTGGGCAGGCCCAGCCCGGGATCGGGTGGTTTCACGATGAGTGCGGGTGCGGGTTGGTTCTTCTGGGTCGACGCTGACGGTTTCGACAGCGGTTCCGGCTTGTTCTGTGCGGCTGAGGCCGGAGGAGCCAGCACGTACACGGCTACAGCGAGCGCCGCGCCGAACATGCGCAGGGGGTATCTTCGGAGCGCCATCGGCACCTCGATGCTGAGGGTTGACCGCAAGCAGCCCGCCCAGGGGACATCCCCACTGTTCTAACGGCGTAACACGTCCTGCGGGAACGTCAGGCCCGGGAAAACAGGGCCTATTTTGTTCACTTACTCCCGGCCGGGGAAAGAATGCAAGTGTGAACACGCGTCGGTACGCTTGTGTTTCATACCGGAGGAGGGAGGTTGGAAGGAACCTTGGAATCCAGAGCCAGGAGTATGTTTGTTCAATCTGGCATGGCAAATGATCGCGCCGGTAAGGGCCGCCGAAATCGGAACGTCAGGATGGCAAACGAAACCGTGTGTTTTTTTCCATGTTGTCAGCCTTTAGCGAATGCGGTTAATGAACGGTGTGTTTACGATTCAATAGGAGGGTAACTACATGAAACGTTTTCTGCTGGTTTCGAGCATTTGCCTCACACTGGCTTTCGGTTTTGCGGTCTCAGGCTTCACGGCGGACGGGCAGGAACTCTACCGCAAGTGCGCGGGCTGCCACGGCGCGGACGGCGGCAAGTTCAAGAGCAAGGCCGAGGCCGACATCCTTGCGGCCCTCAACGGCTACAGGGAGAAAACCTTCGGGGGAGACAAGAAGGCAATCATGGAGAGCATCGCCAAGAACCTGTCCCCCGAGGACATCCAGACCCTGGCCAAGTACATCTCCACCTTGTAGGACCGATGTACTCCGGCTTGACGACTCCCGGCCCAAGAGGCCTCGCCGGACGGGCGGGCCTGCCTTTCCTGGCGGCCGTGCTCCTTCTGGCGGGGCTGATGCTTTCGGCCCGGCCCAGCCCGGCCCACCAGGATGAGGCGGCGGATCACCAACACGACGGGGGGGGCGCCGCGCTCCCCTCGGCCGTTGGCGTCCAGGAGAAGCTGGGGCAGACCATCCCGGACGATATCGTCATGCGCGACGAAACCGGCCGCGAGGTGAACGTCAAGGAACTGCTGAAGACGCCCACCATCCTGGTCCCGGTCTATTATTCCTGCCCCAACGACTGCAACC
This genomic stretch from Fundidesulfovibrio soli harbors:
- the fdnG gene encoding formate dehydrogenase-N subunit alpha, whose amino-acid sequence is MSLKRRDFLKAASATATAAAFGGLGFDLTPARAFAYALKTADTKVGTSVCCYCAVGCGLLVHTNPATGRTVNIEGDPDHPINEGTLCPKGSSIFETTEQSPRVTSVLYRAPYSDKWEEKPWDWALARIARKVKDVRDASFEPVSAKGQPLNRTRALASVGSAAIDNEEGWLLQAMLRALGLVYIDSHARICHSSTVGALAECFGRGAMTNHWIDLKNADVLLIMGSNAAENHPISFKWVTRAMENGATLIHVDPRFTRTSAKADIHSFIRSGTDIAFFGGMMKYILENNLFQQPYVAEYTNAPFIVSEGFSFKDGLFSGWDPAKTAYDKSSWAYETDENGVPRKDPALAHPRCVMQLLKGHYARYDIDTVSSVTGIPKEKLEQVWSTFAATGKPDKAGTILYAMGQCQHTVGVQNIRALGMIQLLLGNIGVAGGGVNALRGESNVQGTTDIALICDNLPGYLAVPKASWTTLAEYLKGATPVSKDPMSLNWWSNYPKYMASYLKSVYPEPDLETAYAWLPKVDDVRIVDYSWLSIFERMSQGGFKGLFVWGQNPAGGSANAGKTRKAFETLDFMVNVNLFHNESSNFWRGPGVDPKKIKTEVFLLPACISVEKEGAVVNSGRWLQWRHRNAAPMGQSRTDGDILLGLWKHIRELYAKEGGAFTGPIAGLHVDYETGGAYDAAKVAKRLNGTFLKDATVGVQSFKAGQQVPGFAALADDGSTCCGCWIFSGSYTDAGNMMARRDRKQDSIQEALGLFPNWAYAWPANRRILYNRASTDNAGNPTNPARPVIAWQDGKWVGDVPDGGMKPGEKYPFIMLPDGCGHLFGSSRVDGPFPEHYEPMESPLTVQPFSPIRSNPTALAFAHEPKAVEDPRYPYVCTTYRVTEQWQSGTMTRQTGWLRECQPQGFCELSMQLARQLGIQNGDKATLESVRGAVTVTAIVTQRLQPMTVMGRTVHLVGIPWQFGWMQPNAGGADSANLLSPSVGDPNTGIPETKAFMVNVRKA
- a CDS encoding cytochrome c3 family protein, whose protein sequence is MALRRYPLRMFGAALAVAVYVLAPPASAAQNKPEPLSKPSASTQKNQPAPALIVKPPDPGLGLPTGIPPFDPAGSPYVLSAWSESSLRQVSDCDALFSLFAPFATLRAELVKRGENPQQVTDGVVLSYSIEGMAEPSTVTRYYEFSRSLRGTELPRDTGPTGNSVRGEMRALNGGFVAEQLPVTPYAADGSYMPYPLVRVEARDAASGDVLAVTKAELPVSTEIGCANCHGGASSRPGISPETATAILTAHDKRSGTKLLAEAKAGRPRACASCHDDALRTGTMSLSASMHGFHASRLTGMGAAACANCHPQGAASRIARDQHQARGVNCTRCHGTMENHAAALLAFEAEANKKTAARLLSAIPGRAQGVPPRAAHVQQPDCKGCHDFKSRPLASSSSAVGKWTAPDDPAYSTRKDAMGGLACAACHGPAHALYPSDNPYGRDRDDIAPMQYQGVSAPLGSLGHCSACHVVPMNPATSVHHPIPPKTGTRISLPDTVKPTKARVLIPHKAHGELACKTCHHTGYADDGNMRCTASGCHDRVDASSDDPLFYRSPFHGPGMSCMGCHQAAKKQDKPHGPVDCAGCHTER
- a CDS encoding c-type cytochrome encodes the protein MKRFLLVSSICLTLAFGFAVSGFTADGQELYRKCAGCHGADGGKFKSKAEADILAALNGYREKTFGGDKKAIMESIAKNLSPEDIQTLAKYISTL